A region of Micropterus dolomieu isolate WLL.071019.BEF.003 ecotype Adirondacks linkage group LG01, ASM2129224v1, whole genome shotgun sequence DNA encodes the following proteins:
- the slc12a7b gene encoding solute carrier family 12 member 7 isoform X4, whose product MGERFVVVPVGVGVGVAGEGEHSDAVVADPAPDTGSSCGGGTGQEEEAGEDSVFETQDPVVPILEYNREPNKYGDGVPKENSPFINNTDNDKGNSYDGTNMALFEEEMDSNPMVSSLLNKLANYTNLTQGAQEHEEADDDEGPKKKAVKSPQMGTFMGVYLPCLQNILGVILFLRLTWIVGTAGILESLAIVGLCCSCTMLTAISMSAIATNGVVPAGGSYYMISRSLGPEFGGAVGLCFYLGTTFAGSMYILGTIEILLTYIVPKAAIFVAEKKEDAVDALLNNMRVYGTCCLTLMAVVVFVGVKYVNKLALVFLACVILSILAIYAGVIKTIFEPPDFPLCMLGNRTLQNNNFDRCLKTEVIDNVTVTTKLWRLFCDGPELNATCNDYFFNNNVTMVQGIPGLTSGVISENMWSEYGPLGRLVENTKLPSVGGSDPAQDIYLPYVVNDITTFFTLLVGIYFPSVTGIMAGSNRSGDLRDAQKSIPVGTILAIATTSIIYITCVVLFGACIEGVLLRDKFGDSVKGNLVIGTLSWPSPWVIVIGSFFSCCGAGLQSLTGAPRLLQAIARDGIVPFLQVFGHGKANGEPTWALLLTAGICEIGILIASLDAVAPILSMFFLMCYLFVNLACAVQTLLRTPNWRPRFKYYHWALSFLGMSLCLALMFISSWYYAIVAIAIAGCIYKYIEYRGAEKEWGDGIRGLSLNAARYALIRLEEAPPHTKNWRPQLLVLLNLDSDQGVRHPRLLSLTTQLKAGKGLTIVGNVLEGTYLTKEAEAKRAEQNIKSSMSAERTKGFCHVVVSSNLRDGFSHLIQSAGLGGMKHNTVLMAWPGTWRQSNDPQSWRNFIETVRETTAAHQALLVAKNVDSFPTNQDRLGEGTIDVWWVVHDGGMLMLLPFLLRQHKVWRKCKMRIFTVAQMDDNSIQMKKDLQMFLYHLRLDAEVEVVEMHDNDISAFTYEKTLVMEQRSQMLKQMQLSRTEREREIQSITDESRSSIRRKNQGAAPSVNLSQQSSPMEDTQEDEAQLIHDRNTASHATINDKADTGPERVHMTWTKDKLFTERNRNRECNANVAVRDLFNMKPEWESLNQSNVRRMHTAIKLNEVVVNKSQGAHLVLLNMPGPPRNRGGDENYMEFLEVLLEGLNRVLLVRGGGREVITIYS is encoded by the exons GTGATGGCGTCCCAAAGGAAAACAGTCCCTTTATCAACAACACAGACAATGACAAAGGCAACAGCTACGATGGCACCAACATGGCTCTTTTTGAG gagGAGATGGACAGCAACCCTATGGTGTCATCTCTCCTCAATAAACTGGCAAACTACACCAATCTCACCCAGGGGGCCCAAGAGCATGAGGaggctgatgatgatgagggaCCCAAGAAGAAAGCTGTTAAG AGCCCTCAGATGGGGACCTTCATGGGTGTCTACCTCCCCTGCCTCCAGAATATTCTGGGGGTCATCTTATTTCTGCGGCTTACTTGGATTGTTGGCACTGCCGGAATCTTGGAGTCCTTGGCGATAGTCGGCTTGTGCTGCTCTTGT ACCATGCTGACAGCCATATCCATGAGTGCAATCGCTACTAATGGGGTTGTGCCAG CTGGAGGCTCATACTACATGATTTCCAGATCTCTGGGCCCAGAGTTTGGTGGCGCTGTAGGTCTTTGTTTCTACCTGGGCACAACCTTCGCTGGCTCCATGTATATCTTGGGTACTATAGAAATTCTGCTG ACCTACATCGTGCCTAAAGCAGCCATCTTTGTTGCAGAGAAAAAGGAGGATGCAGTGGATGCTTTGCTAAATAACATGCGTGTTTATGGCACATGCTGCCTAACACTGATGGCTGTAGTGGTTTTTGTAGGGGTGAAATATGTCAACAAGCTTGCGCTAGTCTTCCTGGCCTGCGTCATTCTCTCCATCCTCGCCATCTATGCTGGAGTCATCAAGACCATCTTTGAGCCACCGGACTTTCC tCTTTGCATGTTGGGGAATCGCACTCTGCAGAACAATAACTTTGACCGTTGCCTTAAGACAGAGGTTATAGACAATGTGACGGTCACTACCAAGCTGTGGAGGTTGTTTTGTGACGGACCTGAGCTCAATGCCACCTGCAATGACtattttttcaacaacaatgtGACCATGGTGCAGGGCATCCCGGGACTGACCAGTGGAGTCATTTCAG AAAATATGTGGTCAGAGTATGGCCCTCTGGGTAGGTTGGTAGAAAACACGAAGTTGCCATCTGTTGGGGGAAGTGACCCTGCCCAGGACATCTACTTGCCCTATGTAGTCAATGATATCACCACCTTTTTCACACTGCTGGTTGGCATCTACTTCCCATCTGTAACTG GTATCATGGCTGGTTCAAACCGGTCAGGTGACTTGCGGGATGCTCAGAAATCCATCCCCGTTGGGACCATACTGGCTATTGCTACCACCTCCATCATCT ACATTACATGTGTGGTGCTATTCGGGGCCTGCATTGAGGGAGTTCTGCTTCGAGACAA aTTTGGAGACTCTGTGAAAGGGAACCTTGTTATAGGCACGCTATCGTGGCCGTCACCGTGGGTTATTGTGATTGGCTCATTCTTTTCCTGCTGTGGGGCAGGGCTGCAGAGTTTGACTGGTGCCCCACGCCTGCTGCAGGCCATCGCACGAGATGGCATTGTACCTTTCTTACAG gtgtTTGGCCATGGGAAAGCTAACGGAGAACCTACCTGGGCTCTGCTGCTGACTGCTGGGATCTGTGAGATTGGCATCCTTATCGCCTCCCTGGATGCTGTGGCTCCTATTCTCTCCAT GTTTTTCCTCATGTGCTACTTGTTTGTCAACCTGGCCTGTGCGGTTCAGACCCTGCTGCGGACCCCTAACTGGAGACCACGCTTCAAATACTACCACTG GGCTTTGTCCTTCCTGGGAATGAGCTTGTGTCTTGCTCTTATGTTCATCTCCTCCTGGTACTATGCTATTGTGGCCATAGCCATTGCTGGCTGCATCTACAAATACATCGAATACAGAGG GGCAGAGAAGGAGTGGGGAGACGGCATCCGTGGCCTTTCTCTCAATGCAGCACGGTACGCCCTCATTCGCCTGGAGGAGGCTCCACCACACACGAAGAACTGGag GCCTCAGTTGTTGGTGCTCCTGAACCTGGATTCAGATCAAGGAGTCAGACACCCTCGTCTGCTGTCCCTCACCACCCAGCTGAAGGCAGGGAAAGGCCTAACAATAGTGGGAAATGTTTTAGAGGGAACCTATCTCACTAAAGAGGCAGAAGCCAAGAGGGCTGAGCAG AACATCAAGTCTTCCATGTCAGCAGAGCGAACAAAGGGTTTCTGCCATGTTGTGGTGTCTTCAAACCTCAGGGACGGCTTCTCCCACCTCATCCAGTCTGCAGGGCTAGGAGGCATGAAGCACAACACAGTCCTAATGGCCTGGCCTGGGACCTGGAGGCAGTCCAATGACCCGCAGTCATGGAGGAATTTCATAG AGACTGTGCGGGAGACCACAGCTGCCCATCAGGCCTTGCTTGTGGCTAAGAATGTGGACAGTTTCCCTACCAACCAGGACCGCCTGGGGGAAGGCACCATTGATGTGTGGTGGGTGGTTCACGATGGAGGCATGCTGATGCTGCTGCCCTTCCTGCTGCGACAGCACaag GTGTGGAGGAAGTGTAAGATGCGTATTTTCACTGTGGCCCAGATGGATGACAACAGCATCCAAATGAAGAAAGATCTCCAGATGTTCCTTTACCACCTGCGACTGGATGCAGAAGTGGAAGTGGTGGAGATG CATGATAATGATATCTCAGCCTTCACCTATGAGAAGACACTGGTGATGGAGCAGAGGTCTCAGATGCTGAAACAGATGCAACTTTCCAGgactgagagggagagagag ATTCAGAGTATCACTGACGAATCACGTAGCTCAATCCGGAGGAAGAACCAGGGTGCTGCCCCGAGCGTGAACCTCAGCCAACAGTCCTCACCGATGGAGGACACTCAGGAGGACGAG GCTCAGCTCATCCATGACAGAAACACAGCATCTCACGCCACGATAAATGACAAGGCCGACACTGGGCCTGAGCGGGTTCACATGACTTGGACCAAGGACAAGCTCTTCACAGAGCGTAATCGCAACCGCGAGTGCAATGCCAATGTGGCTGTACGCGACCTGTTTAACATGAAACC AGAGTGGGAGAGTCT TAACCAGTCAAATGTTCGTCGGATGCACACCGCTATCAAGCTGAACGAGGTGGTGGTCAACAAGTCCCAGGGAGCTCACCTGGTTCTGCTCAACATGCCTGGACCACCCAggaacagaggaggagatgaaaaCT ACATGGAGTTCCTGGAGGTTCTCCTTGAGGGTCTGAACCGGGTCCTGCTGGTGCGAGGCGGTGGCCGTGAAGTCATCACCATCTACTCTTAA
- the slc12a7b gene encoding solute carrier family 12 member 7 isoform X1, translating into MGERFVVVPVGVGVGVAGEGEHSDAVVADPAPDTGSSCGGGTGQEEEAGEDSVFETQDPVVPILEYNREPNKYGDGVPKENSPFINNTDNDKGNSYDGTNMALFEEEMDSNPMVSSLLNKLANYTNLTQGAQEHEEADDDEGPKKKAVKSPQMGTFMGVYLPCLQNILGVILFLRLTWIVGTAGILESLAIVGLCCSCTMLTAISMSAIATNGVVPAGGSYYMISRSLGPEFGGAVGLCFYLGTTFAGSMYILGTIEILLTYIVPKAAIFVAEKKEDAVDALLNNMRVYGTCCLTLMAVVVFVGVKYVNKLALVFLACVILSILAIYAGVIKTIFEPPDFPLCMLGNRTLQNNNFDRCLKTEVIDNVTVTTKLWRLFCDGPELNATCNDYFFNNNVTMVQGIPGLTSGVISENMWSEYGPLGRLVENTKLPSVGGSDPAQDIYLPYVVNDITTFFTLLVGIYFPSVTGIMAGSNRSGDLRDAQKSIPVGTILAIATTSIIYITCVVLFGACIEGVLLRDKFGDSVKGNLVIGTLSWPSPWVIVIGSFFSCCGAGLQSLTGAPRLLQAIARDGIVPFLQVFGHGKANGEPTWALLLTAGICEIGILIASLDAVAPILSMFFLMCYLFVNLACAVQTLLRTPNWRPRFKYYHWALSFLGMSLCLALMFISSWYYAIVAIAIAGCIYKYIEYRGAEKEWGDGIRGLSLNAARYALIRLEEAPPHTKNWRPQLLVLLNLDSDQGVRHPRLLSLTTQLKAGKGLTIVGNVLEGTYLTKEAEAKRAEQNIKSSMSAERTKGFCHVVVSSNLRDGFSHLIQSAGLGGMKHNTVLMAWPGTWRQSNDPQSWRNFIETVRETTAAHQALLVAKNVDSFPTNQDRLGEGTIDVWWVVHDGGMLMLLPFLLRQHKVWRKCKMRIFTVAQMDDNSIQMKKDLQMFLYHLRLDAEVEVVEMHDNDISAFTYEKTLVMEQRSQMLKQMQLSRTEREREAQLIHDRNTASHATINDKADTGPERVHMTWTKDKLFTERNRNRECNANVAVRDLFNMKPEWESLNQSNVRRMHTAIKLNEVVVNKSQGAHLVLLNMPGPPRNRGGDENYMEFLEVLLEGLNRVLLVRGGGREVITIYS; encoded by the exons GTGATGGCGTCCCAAAGGAAAACAGTCCCTTTATCAACAACACAGACAATGACAAAGGCAACAGCTACGATGGCACCAACATGGCTCTTTTTGAG gagGAGATGGACAGCAACCCTATGGTGTCATCTCTCCTCAATAAACTGGCAAACTACACCAATCTCACCCAGGGGGCCCAAGAGCATGAGGaggctgatgatgatgagggaCCCAAGAAGAAAGCTGTTAAG AGCCCTCAGATGGGGACCTTCATGGGTGTCTACCTCCCCTGCCTCCAGAATATTCTGGGGGTCATCTTATTTCTGCGGCTTACTTGGATTGTTGGCACTGCCGGAATCTTGGAGTCCTTGGCGATAGTCGGCTTGTGCTGCTCTTGT ACCATGCTGACAGCCATATCCATGAGTGCAATCGCTACTAATGGGGTTGTGCCAG CTGGAGGCTCATACTACATGATTTCCAGATCTCTGGGCCCAGAGTTTGGTGGCGCTGTAGGTCTTTGTTTCTACCTGGGCACAACCTTCGCTGGCTCCATGTATATCTTGGGTACTATAGAAATTCTGCTG ACCTACATCGTGCCTAAAGCAGCCATCTTTGTTGCAGAGAAAAAGGAGGATGCAGTGGATGCTTTGCTAAATAACATGCGTGTTTATGGCACATGCTGCCTAACACTGATGGCTGTAGTGGTTTTTGTAGGGGTGAAATATGTCAACAAGCTTGCGCTAGTCTTCCTGGCCTGCGTCATTCTCTCCATCCTCGCCATCTATGCTGGAGTCATCAAGACCATCTTTGAGCCACCGGACTTTCC tCTTTGCATGTTGGGGAATCGCACTCTGCAGAACAATAACTTTGACCGTTGCCTTAAGACAGAGGTTATAGACAATGTGACGGTCACTACCAAGCTGTGGAGGTTGTTTTGTGACGGACCTGAGCTCAATGCCACCTGCAATGACtattttttcaacaacaatgtGACCATGGTGCAGGGCATCCCGGGACTGACCAGTGGAGTCATTTCAG AAAATATGTGGTCAGAGTATGGCCCTCTGGGTAGGTTGGTAGAAAACACGAAGTTGCCATCTGTTGGGGGAAGTGACCCTGCCCAGGACATCTACTTGCCCTATGTAGTCAATGATATCACCACCTTTTTCACACTGCTGGTTGGCATCTACTTCCCATCTGTAACTG GTATCATGGCTGGTTCAAACCGGTCAGGTGACTTGCGGGATGCTCAGAAATCCATCCCCGTTGGGACCATACTGGCTATTGCTACCACCTCCATCATCT ACATTACATGTGTGGTGCTATTCGGGGCCTGCATTGAGGGAGTTCTGCTTCGAGACAA aTTTGGAGACTCTGTGAAAGGGAACCTTGTTATAGGCACGCTATCGTGGCCGTCACCGTGGGTTATTGTGATTGGCTCATTCTTTTCCTGCTGTGGGGCAGGGCTGCAGAGTTTGACTGGTGCCCCACGCCTGCTGCAGGCCATCGCACGAGATGGCATTGTACCTTTCTTACAG gtgtTTGGCCATGGGAAAGCTAACGGAGAACCTACCTGGGCTCTGCTGCTGACTGCTGGGATCTGTGAGATTGGCATCCTTATCGCCTCCCTGGATGCTGTGGCTCCTATTCTCTCCAT GTTTTTCCTCATGTGCTACTTGTTTGTCAACCTGGCCTGTGCGGTTCAGACCCTGCTGCGGACCCCTAACTGGAGACCACGCTTCAAATACTACCACTG GGCTTTGTCCTTCCTGGGAATGAGCTTGTGTCTTGCTCTTATGTTCATCTCCTCCTGGTACTATGCTATTGTGGCCATAGCCATTGCTGGCTGCATCTACAAATACATCGAATACAGAGG GGCAGAGAAGGAGTGGGGAGACGGCATCCGTGGCCTTTCTCTCAATGCAGCACGGTACGCCCTCATTCGCCTGGAGGAGGCTCCACCACACACGAAGAACTGGag GCCTCAGTTGTTGGTGCTCCTGAACCTGGATTCAGATCAAGGAGTCAGACACCCTCGTCTGCTGTCCCTCACCACCCAGCTGAAGGCAGGGAAAGGCCTAACAATAGTGGGAAATGTTTTAGAGGGAACCTATCTCACTAAAGAGGCAGAAGCCAAGAGGGCTGAGCAG AACATCAAGTCTTCCATGTCAGCAGAGCGAACAAAGGGTTTCTGCCATGTTGTGGTGTCTTCAAACCTCAGGGACGGCTTCTCCCACCTCATCCAGTCTGCAGGGCTAGGAGGCATGAAGCACAACACAGTCCTAATGGCCTGGCCTGGGACCTGGAGGCAGTCCAATGACCCGCAGTCATGGAGGAATTTCATAG AGACTGTGCGGGAGACCACAGCTGCCCATCAGGCCTTGCTTGTGGCTAAGAATGTGGACAGTTTCCCTACCAACCAGGACCGCCTGGGGGAAGGCACCATTGATGTGTGGTGGGTGGTTCACGATGGAGGCATGCTGATGCTGCTGCCCTTCCTGCTGCGACAGCACaag GTGTGGAGGAAGTGTAAGATGCGTATTTTCACTGTGGCCCAGATGGATGACAACAGCATCCAAATGAAGAAAGATCTCCAGATGTTCCTTTACCACCTGCGACTGGATGCAGAAGTGGAAGTGGTGGAGATG CATGATAATGATATCTCAGCCTTCACCTATGAGAAGACACTGGTGATGGAGCAGAGGTCTCAGATGCTGAAACAGATGCAACTTTCCAGgactgagagggagagagag GCTCAGCTCATCCATGACAGAAACACAGCATCTCACGCCACGATAAATGACAAGGCCGACACTGGGCCTGAGCGGGTTCACATGACTTGGACCAAGGACAAGCTCTTCACAGAGCGTAATCGCAACCGCGAGTGCAATGCCAATGTGGCTGTACGCGACCTGTTTAACATGAAACC AGAGTGGGAGAGTCT TAACCAGTCAAATGTTCGTCGGATGCACACCGCTATCAAGCTGAACGAGGTGGTGGTCAACAAGTCCCAGGGAGCTCACCTGGTTCTGCTCAACATGCCTGGACCACCCAggaacagaggaggagatgaaaaCT ACATGGAGTTCCTGGAGGTTCTCCTTGAGGGTCTGAACCGGGTCCTGCTGGTGCGAGGCGGTGGCCGTGAAGTCATCACCATCTACTCTTAA
- the slc12a7b gene encoding solute carrier family 12 member 7 isoform X2, translating into MGERFVVVPVGVGVGVAGEGEHSDAVVADPAPDTGSSCGGGTGQEEEAGEDSVFETQDPVVPILEYNREPNKYGDGVPKENSPFINNTDNDKGNSYDGTNMALFEEEMDSNPMVSSLLNKLANYTNLTQGAQEHEEADDDEGPKKKAVKSPQMGTFMGVYLPCLQNILGVILFLRLTWIVGTAGILESLAIVGLCCSCTMLTAISMSAIATNGVVPAGGSYYMISRSLGPEFGGAVGLCFYLGTTFAGSMYILGTIEILLTYIVPKAAIFVAEKKEDAVDALLNNMRVYGTCCLTLMAVVVFVGVKYVNKLALVFLACVILSILAIYAGVIKTIFEPPDFPLCMLGNRTLQNNNFDRCLKTEVIDNVTVTTKLWRLFCDGPELNATCNDYFFNNNVTMVQGIPGLTSGVISENMWSEYGPLGRLVENTKLPSVGGSDPAQDIYLPYVVNDITTFFTLLVGIYFPSVTGIMAGSNRSGDLRDAQKSIPVGTILAIATTSIIYITCVVLFGACIEGVLLRDKFGDSVKGNLVIGTLSWPSPWVIVIGSFFSCCGAGLQSLTGAPRLLQAIARDGIVPFLQVFGHGKANGEPTWALLLTAGICEIGILIASLDAVAPILSMFFLMCYLFVNLACAVQTLLRTPNWRPRFKYYHWALSFLGMSLCLALMFISSWYYAIVAIAIAGCIYKYIEYRGAEKEWGDGIRGLSLNAARYALIRLEEAPPHTKNWRPQLLVLLNLDSDQGVRHPRLLSLTTQLKAGKGLTIVGNVLEGTYLTKEAEAKRAEQNIKSSMSAERTKGFCHVVVSSNLRDGFSHLIQSAGLGGMKHNTVLMAWPGTWRQSNDPQSWRNFIETVRETTAAHQALLVAKNVDSFPTNQDRLGEGTIDVWWVVHDGGMLMLLPFLLRQHKVWRKCKMRIFTVAQMDDNSIQMKKDLQMFLYHLRLDAEVEVVEMHDNDISAFTYEKTLVMEQRSQMLKQMQLSRTEREREAQLIHDRNTASHATINDKADTGPERVHMTWTKDKLFTERNRNRECNANVAVRDLFNMKPNQSNVRRMHTAIKLNEVVVNKSQGAHLVLLNMPGPPRNRGGDENYMEFLEVLLEGLNRVLLVRGGGREVITIYS; encoded by the exons GTGATGGCGTCCCAAAGGAAAACAGTCCCTTTATCAACAACACAGACAATGACAAAGGCAACAGCTACGATGGCACCAACATGGCTCTTTTTGAG gagGAGATGGACAGCAACCCTATGGTGTCATCTCTCCTCAATAAACTGGCAAACTACACCAATCTCACCCAGGGGGCCCAAGAGCATGAGGaggctgatgatgatgagggaCCCAAGAAGAAAGCTGTTAAG AGCCCTCAGATGGGGACCTTCATGGGTGTCTACCTCCCCTGCCTCCAGAATATTCTGGGGGTCATCTTATTTCTGCGGCTTACTTGGATTGTTGGCACTGCCGGAATCTTGGAGTCCTTGGCGATAGTCGGCTTGTGCTGCTCTTGT ACCATGCTGACAGCCATATCCATGAGTGCAATCGCTACTAATGGGGTTGTGCCAG CTGGAGGCTCATACTACATGATTTCCAGATCTCTGGGCCCAGAGTTTGGTGGCGCTGTAGGTCTTTGTTTCTACCTGGGCACAACCTTCGCTGGCTCCATGTATATCTTGGGTACTATAGAAATTCTGCTG ACCTACATCGTGCCTAAAGCAGCCATCTTTGTTGCAGAGAAAAAGGAGGATGCAGTGGATGCTTTGCTAAATAACATGCGTGTTTATGGCACATGCTGCCTAACACTGATGGCTGTAGTGGTTTTTGTAGGGGTGAAATATGTCAACAAGCTTGCGCTAGTCTTCCTGGCCTGCGTCATTCTCTCCATCCTCGCCATCTATGCTGGAGTCATCAAGACCATCTTTGAGCCACCGGACTTTCC tCTTTGCATGTTGGGGAATCGCACTCTGCAGAACAATAACTTTGACCGTTGCCTTAAGACAGAGGTTATAGACAATGTGACGGTCACTACCAAGCTGTGGAGGTTGTTTTGTGACGGACCTGAGCTCAATGCCACCTGCAATGACtattttttcaacaacaatgtGACCATGGTGCAGGGCATCCCGGGACTGACCAGTGGAGTCATTTCAG AAAATATGTGGTCAGAGTATGGCCCTCTGGGTAGGTTGGTAGAAAACACGAAGTTGCCATCTGTTGGGGGAAGTGACCCTGCCCAGGACATCTACTTGCCCTATGTAGTCAATGATATCACCACCTTTTTCACACTGCTGGTTGGCATCTACTTCCCATCTGTAACTG GTATCATGGCTGGTTCAAACCGGTCAGGTGACTTGCGGGATGCTCAGAAATCCATCCCCGTTGGGACCATACTGGCTATTGCTACCACCTCCATCATCT ACATTACATGTGTGGTGCTATTCGGGGCCTGCATTGAGGGAGTTCTGCTTCGAGACAA aTTTGGAGACTCTGTGAAAGGGAACCTTGTTATAGGCACGCTATCGTGGCCGTCACCGTGGGTTATTGTGATTGGCTCATTCTTTTCCTGCTGTGGGGCAGGGCTGCAGAGTTTGACTGGTGCCCCACGCCTGCTGCAGGCCATCGCACGAGATGGCATTGTACCTTTCTTACAG gtgtTTGGCCATGGGAAAGCTAACGGAGAACCTACCTGGGCTCTGCTGCTGACTGCTGGGATCTGTGAGATTGGCATCCTTATCGCCTCCCTGGATGCTGTGGCTCCTATTCTCTCCAT GTTTTTCCTCATGTGCTACTTGTTTGTCAACCTGGCCTGTGCGGTTCAGACCCTGCTGCGGACCCCTAACTGGAGACCACGCTTCAAATACTACCACTG GGCTTTGTCCTTCCTGGGAATGAGCTTGTGTCTTGCTCTTATGTTCATCTCCTCCTGGTACTATGCTATTGTGGCCATAGCCATTGCTGGCTGCATCTACAAATACATCGAATACAGAGG GGCAGAGAAGGAGTGGGGAGACGGCATCCGTGGCCTTTCTCTCAATGCAGCACGGTACGCCCTCATTCGCCTGGAGGAGGCTCCACCACACACGAAGAACTGGag GCCTCAGTTGTTGGTGCTCCTGAACCTGGATTCAGATCAAGGAGTCAGACACCCTCGTCTGCTGTCCCTCACCACCCAGCTGAAGGCAGGGAAAGGCCTAACAATAGTGGGAAATGTTTTAGAGGGAACCTATCTCACTAAAGAGGCAGAAGCCAAGAGGGCTGAGCAG AACATCAAGTCTTCCATGTCAGCAGAGCGAACAAAGGGTTTCTGCCATGTTGTGGTGTCTTCAAACCTCAGGGACGGCTTCTCCCACCTCATCCAGTCTGCAGGGCTAGGAGGCATGAAGCACAACACAGTCCTAATGGCCTGGCCTGGGACCTGGAGGCAGTCCAATGACCCGCAGTCATGGAGGAATTTCATAG AGACTGTGCGGGAGACCACAGCTGCCCATCAGGCCTTGCTTGTGGCTAAGAATGTGGACAGTTTCCCTACCAACCAGGACCGCCTGGGGGAAGGCACCATTGATGTGTGGTGGGTGGTTCACGATGGAGGCATGCTGATGCTGCTGCCCTTCCTGCTGCGACAGCACaag GTGTGGAGGAAGTGTAAGATGCGTATTTTCACTGTGGCCCAGATGGATGACAACAGCATCCAAATGAAGAAAGATCTCCAGATGTTCCTTTACCACCTGCGACTGGATGCAGAAGTGGAAGTGGTGGAGATG CATGATAATGATATCTCAGCCTTCACCTATGAGAAGACACTGGTGATGGAGCAGAGGTCTCAGATGCTGAAACAGATGCAACTTTCCAGgactgagagggagagagag GCTCAGCTCATCCATGACAGAAACACAGCATCTCACGCCACGATAAATGACAAGGCCGACACTGGGCCTGAGCGGGTTCACATGACTTGGACCAAGGACAAGCTCTTCACAGAGCGTAATCGCAACCGCGAGTGCAATGCCAATGTGGCTGTACGCGACCTGTTTAACATGAAACC TAACCAGTCAAATGTTCGTCGGATGCACACCGCTATCAAGCTGAACGAGGTGGTGGTCAACAAGTCCCAGGGAGCTCACCTGGTTCTGCTCAACATGCCTGGACCACCCAggaacagaggaggagatgaaaaCT ACATGGAGTTCCTGGAGGTTCTCCTTGAGGGTCTGAACCGGGTCCTGCTGGTGCGAGGCGGTGGCCGTGAAGTCATCACCATCTACTCTTAA